The Lolium perenne isolate Kyuss_39 chromosome 6, Kyuss_2.0, whole genome shotgun sequence genome segment TCAGTTGCCCCGAGATACAAGGACGTATGATGGAAGCACTaaaccggaagactggctcgcggattacatcACCGCGGTATATGTCGCGGGTGGCGGCGGTtccgtagctggaggaggaaaccggcgatgGGCGGTAAGATTCATATCGTCAGTGCTGGTAGGACTTGCGCGCATTTGGTTAAACAACTTGCCAAgaggaagcataaacggttggtAGGACTTCAAAGAGGCGTTCGTGAttaacttcagtagcacttacagAAGGCCAAACCGCCCGTAGCAGCTAGCCATGTGCCAGCAGTGCGACGGCGAAACTGATCGAGAATACCTAACCCGGTGGAGTGCGACAAGAAACTCATGTGAATGTGTGATAGAAGCACAAGCAATCGCTTGGTTCTGCAATGGATGCCGAAGGGGCTCACCGCTGTGGAAAAggttgcagcggaacatgccaacCACTTTGACAGAAATGATCAAGGTAGCCGATAGCAATGCATTGGGAGATCCATTGCAACCGACAATTGCGGCTGATATGGTACAAAAGTATCTGCCTCGACCGGATTATCAGAATAACAACCACCACAAGAGAAGGGAGGACTTTCCGGATAGAAGATATGGTGTGCAACAAGTTGCCTCAGTGCAGGATAACTCAGAAGCCGATGGAAGCCAAAGGCAGAAAACAGGAAATCAGCCGTGGGGCGGCCCCAAAAAAGCAATGGGGTGAAAAGAAGCCGTGGCATGATCagccaaaatacaccatggaatccaCCATGGATCAGTCATGCCGCTGGCACACGCCGAACCCCACTAAACCGGCGAATCACACAACCAAGGATTGTTCCTGGACAAAAAAGGTTAATGAAAGAGGGATCGGATGTGTTGCCTCCGCCACCTCCACTCACAGGAGAAAATGCCCAACCGGTACAGAACCAGCAAAACCAGCAAAATCGGCAGCAGCAGCCGGAAGGAGTCCACCAGGTGGCTAACAACAATGTTGCGCCGACAGCGCCGCAAGGCCGGAACGTGTATCATGATCTGGGCATGTGTTATGTTGTTTTTTTGACTGAGCCAAGAGACCGGCAAAGTAtgcaccggcgctccatggaggtaaatgCTGTTATACCGGCAGTGCCGAGATACATGTAGTGGTCAGAACAAGAGATCgcctggttcctgagagatcatcCGAACGTAATGccaaatccgggtggatatgctctggtGGTGGATCCCATAATGCATGGGCCATCAGCGCGTGTCTGGTTTAGCAAAGTGCTAATCGACAAcagcagtagcatcaacatcatgtaccggcagacGATGCATACGTTGGGTATCACGGAAAACATGATGGAGGCGAGTCGCATGACTTTCCACGGCATAGTTCCGGGATTGTCCTGCTCTCCGATGGGCAAAGTCCGGGTTGATGTCCTGTTTGGCGGTCGAGATAATTGTCGAGTGGAAAATATCCTGTTTGAAGTGGTGGATCTGGACATCCCTTACCATGCCCTGCTGGGATGCTGGGAAGGCCGTCATTGGCAAAGTTCATGGCCTCGACTCATACAGCTTTCCTAAATATGAAGATACCGGCACCCAACGGTCcaataactgtggtgggaaattaCAAGGTCTCGCTGGACATAGCCTCAGCCGGATCAAACTTAGCCGAATCGCTGGTCATAGCGGAAGAGAAGACAACAATCCAAACTACTATGGCACTTGCACAACCGTTGCAGCTGAACATGGCGGCACTGAGCAATCAGCTCGGTGGGATGGCGTTTAAACCGCCAAACGAAACAAAGagcattgtgctggacccggcataCCCGGAGCGGACCGTCTGCATCGGTGCTAGATTAagtgaagcataggaaagcgcgctcgtcaacttcctcagTGAGAATCGAAACATTTTCGCCTGGTCtaatgatgacttggtgggtgtaccgagggagttggctgagaactctttgaatgtccggaaagatgctaagccggtaaagcaacctttgcgccggttcgctgaagatcgaAGGAAGATTATCGGAGAGGAAGTTACCAATCTACTGGtgtccggtttcatcgtggaagtactgcatactgagtggctagctaatctggtgctggtcgagaagaaggaagaagacccGAAGGCTCCCAAGGCGTGGCAGATGTGTATTGACTACACTCACCTGAACAAGGCGTGTCCAAAAGATCCATTTCCCTTACCTAGAATCGATCAGGTAATCGATTCCACTGCtggatgtgaactgttgtcttttctggatgcttattctggtttccaccagattcccctgaaaaaaggaagatcaaataaagactgcaTTCATTACCtcacacggggcttattgctatgtcactatgccttttggtttgagaaatgTCGGCGCAACGTACCAACGCTGCATGGAAAAATGCTTGCATAACCAAATCGggtaaaaatgtgcaagtgtatatcgacgatgtcgtgataaaaaccaAAGTAAAATATACGCTGATTGATGATATGCGAGAAACATTCAACAACTTGCAAAGATTTCGGATGAAACTTAACCcagcaaaatgtacctttggtgtacCGGCCGGAAAGTTACTCGGTTTCTTGGTGTCAAGGAGCGGCATAGAAGTTAATCCGGTGAAAATCCGGGCGATTGAAAAAATGCAACTACCGCAATGGCTAAACGATGTGCAAAATTTTACCGGATGCTTGGCATCTTTGAGACGTTTTGTAAgccggttgggagaaaaggccttTCCCTTATATGCGCTAATGAAAAAATCggatactttcgtctggaccTCACAGGCAGACGCGGCATTCAAAGAACTAAAGAAAATGTTAGCCAGAGCTCCGATATTGGCATCACCCTTGCCGAAAGAACCAATGTTGCTTTACATAGTAGAAAAAAATCGGGTGGTAAGCGTTGTTGTGGTGGTagaacgagaagaggaagaaggacaaatcgtgcagaggccggtatactatttGAGTGAAGTGCTCTCCctttcgaagcaaaactacccacactaccagaaaatgacttacggcatgttcatggccgccactaagctcaagcactactttgaagaacacCCGATGAAGGTGGTGTGCGAGGCCCCTATCTCGAAAATCATTGGCAATAAAGATGACAGCGGGTGGATCACCAAGTGGGCAATCCAGCTATCGTCGTACGTAGCCACATACGAAAGAAGAGACGCTCACAAGCTTTGGCggatttcctggttgattgggctGAAATGCAGTATAAGCCGCCTAAACCGGAATTGACTACTGGAGCATGCACTTTGACGGGTCAAAACTCAAAGAAAAGGTCTCGGTGCAGGAGTGGTTCTCACGTCACCAAAAGGAGACAACATGAGATACGTGCTGCAGATACACTTCAGGGCATCGAAAAATGTCGTTGAATACGAGGCACTGGTCcacgggcttaaggtcgcaaaagaagtaGGAGTACACTGGATCATTTGTTACCGTGATTCGGATCTTGTAGTACAGCAGTGTTcctgagattgggatgcaaaagatgccaacatggccgcaTACCGGTTCTACATGCAGCAAATAGCCGGATTCTTTGAAGGatgcgagtttcaccatgtgccgcgggcgGAAAATGAAGTAGCTGACACCTTGTCCAAGCTAGGCTCATCCAGGCAGGAAATTGCTTCCGGAATAGCCTCGGCTCACCTCGGAAAGctgtcgatcaaaccaagcccagaATTGGAGTCAATTTACGTTCCAGAGTTGCACGTTGTTCCAATGGAAATTGATGAAGGGAACTCGGGGACTACATCGTCTAACCCGGGGACTGCAGAGTCAAAACCGGAAGAAACTATCTCGGTGGATGGTATGGAGATTGACGCGCCAGTCTTTGTCATCCGAGAAGCACCATCATGGGGAAAACCGATCATGGAATTCCTGGTTAACGGTGGTTTACCAACAGAATAAACTGAATCAAGAAGGATTCAAATGAGATCCAaggcttacaccatcatcaatggcgagctaTACAAGAGGAGTGTCACCGAAGTCTTGCAGCGGTgtatggaaccggaagaaggatggGAAATGATCCAAGAGattcaccaaggggaatgtgggcatcatgcctcgtcaagagctttggttgccaaagtattccggcatgggttttactggcccaatgCTCTGGAAGAAGCTGAGGACATGGTCTGAAAATGCAACGGATGCCAGAGATACAGTAAGAAAAACCACACCCCAACATCCGGTTTGAAAACTATTCCGATAACtttgccatttgctgtttggtgcctggacatggttggaccattcaaaacagTGAGAGGaaacatgactcacatcttggtcatggtggataaagttaccaagtgggtggaagtcAAACCTATCCGGAAGTGCGATGGGCACACAGCCGTGAAATTTCTGAAAGATATCATCCTCCGGTATGGTTATCTGCACAACATAATCAAGGACAAAGGTACAAACTTTGCTCTGGGAGAGTTCTCAtggttttgtgaggataacaaaatCCGGTTGGATATAGcctcagtggcacacccgcaagcTAACGGGCAAGTCAAAAGGAAAAATGCACTTGTGATGTCCGGTATAAAACCCCAGCTTATGGAGCCACTCGAAAAAATGCcaggatgttggcttgatgaatTACCATCAGTATTGTGGAGTCTAAGGACCACACCAAACCGATCAACTGGTTATACACCATTTTTCATggtatatggagcagaagcgtTCATATCAACCGACAttatccatgactcaccacgagtCCAACTCTATacagagcaagaggtcaaagaggccagagaaaatgatggcgGTTTGCTTGAAGAGCAAAGAGAATTGGCACTCGCCAGATCAGCTgtataccagcaaaacctcagacgctatcataaccggaaggtaaaACCAAGGGTTttccaagaaggagacctagtgctacgTCTAGTGGAGCGCACTGCAGGACAGCACAAGCTTgcacccccatgggagggacctttcattctgagcaaggctctgcacaatgatgcttACTATCTCATAGACACACATGAtgccaagaaaagaaagaaggaCAGGTCGGGAGAAGAAACAAAGCGTCCGTGGAATGTAGCTCTACTTTTCCCTTTCTATTCCTAAGGATGTAATGTAAGGAGTTCGTGTACTTTCTCAATATTTTGCTATGGATAATATGCCAGCACCTCGAAtgtatctcggggactgcctttaccgaaattgcatgtaatgtgtttattttttcctATTCACCGGTTGGTTTGTTCgacattttcttttccagtttagTAGGGTGTTCAACCTCCCAGAAAATCTTCGACTCTACTGTTGTCCGCAACCCAGCTTCATGGAAAGCAAGAAAAACCGGAAGGATTTGGACACCCGAAAGATGAAAAGGAAAACAAGGATAAACGATCCGGAATAAAATTAAGCTAACCCCAGTTATACCGGTTTTGTGTGAAAAGAAATCGAGTTTTTTCTCTAAGTTCAAGAAATTgtctgcttggcaaaagaactttgggcctcatacgtcaaaacacccaaaagaggtagacaGAGCCAAAGTAAAAGAACTGAGCATGCATTGGATTGAACTCGGGAATGAATCCGGAGTCTTTACCATGTAAGTTGAAAAGACCATAAACCGGAAGGTTCAAGCCAAACTTAACAAGTTTTAGCATACCAAACATAAGAGGTTCAAACATAACAGACCTAGCAGGCTAACGAGTTCGAGGCACCCAAAGGACTTAATTGTTTATTACATCATCCAACCCGGCATATCGGGCGTTACACGAATTGTTTTTCTTGAGACAGGCATAGGGGTTTATCATGCATATTCCGGAGAGGAGCTCTCCGGAGTCTGGCCGGATGTGGCCGGTTCAGTGTTGATGGTGGCGGTTTCTTTGGGGACTGTATCCTCAGCTTCTTCATCTTCACCTTCTTCGGTCTCCTCCTCAGCTTCACTAAGTTCATCTTCAAGGTCCGCAAGGGCCGGAACGAAGGTGCTGGTGGGGGCATAGTGGGCTACGCGATAAGCTCGGTCGCGGCGCTTGGTGGCCAGGGCCGGATTGGTATCAGTGGGAGCGTCGCCACGCATTGTGGTGAGCGTGTCCAAGTCCAATCCTTCGTACCAAGAGCAGACAAAGCGCAAGGCTATGTCAGTGCCAGCCCGTGCAGCACAACACCGCCACTCACTCAACCGCTTGCCGGATTCCATAAGCCGGGAGGCGATGGTACCGATGCGATCCGGAACAGTTTCTCCGAGCCAGAGGGACTTGAAGGCTTTGATGGCAGCATCTGGCAGCTTGGCAAGCTTCTTCATATGGGTCACTCGGGCGGAGAGAGCCGTAATGCATTCTTCTGTCGTCTAGGGAGCGGCATCAGAAGACGGATCCTCGACCCTGACTTTAGCAACGGCCGCTTCGGCACGTTCCTGTGACTCAGGGAAGATCGCTACAAAAAAAGAACAAAGGAAACCGGTGTAAGAACAAACCGGAAAGAGAAGAAAGCTTACAAAGAAAGAGAAGAATGCTTACTCCGGACTTTATCATCCAAGTCATTGATGATATTGCCGTGGGAGATCTGGACCAGCTCCAATTGGTTGTTTCGCTGCCTCTCCAGCGCCCGTAGATCCTTCTCCTCCTTGAGCTCCTGCTGCAACCGGTCTCGGAGCACCTGGACCTCATCCTCGTGCAACTTGATCAACGCGGCTTTGGATTCCTCGACCTTGGCTTTACCGGCCTTGATAGCCTCTTTTAGCGCGTGGTCGTGCCGCAGCCCGGCCTGGATCAGCTCCTCCTTAAGTTTTGCAGTCACTTTCTTTTGAGCCTGtgatgctagcacgcagtcgacgtgcccgttgggaaccccaagaggaaggtgtgatgcgtacagctgcaagttttccctcagtaagaaaccaaggtttatcgaaccagtaggagccaagaagcacgttgaaggttgatggcggaggagtgtagtgcagcgcaacaccagggattccggcgccaacgtg includes the following:
- the LOC127310267 gene encoding uncharacterized protein, with product MAAYRFYMQQIAGFFEGCEFHHVPRAENEVADTLSKLGSSRQEIASGIASAHLGKLSIKPSPELESIYVPELHVVPMEIDEGNSGTTSSNPGTAESKPEETISVDGMEIDAPVFVIREAPSWGKPIMEFLVNGGLPTE